The Desulfolucanica intricata genome has a window encoding:
- a CDS encoding PRC-barrel domain-containing protein yields MQKSKQLMAMPVISLEEGQQIGTVKGLVIDPAKKEVIALVIEQKGWFKEQKFIPFNKINSVGNDAITVEQSGAIQKGASIPDILRLYKEHIDIVGNKIVTETGTVLGYVDEYYIELTNGSLAGIEFSGKFINSMVKGKAFLNTAFIRTIGKEIVITSNEAVDNIVKIEGGIQETVLNLKESTKNIWETTLKKTKELSSSLSHNLPKTFDKHKKNSKVKDESKTIVKETVPAEEPVFSNNIYTENNRELREKDEQINPKLIE; encoded by the coding sequence ATGCAAAAAAGCAAGCAGCTCATGGCCATGCCTGTAATAAGCCTTGAAGAAGGCCAACAAATCGGCACAGTTAAGGGATTAGTCATTGATCCGGCAAAGAAAGAAGTCATTGCTCTGGTTATTGAGCAAAAAGGGTGGTTTAAAGAGCAAAAATTTATTCCTTTTAATAAAATCAACAGTGTCGGCAATGATGCCATTACCGTGGAGCAAAGTGGAGCTATTCAAAAAGGCGCCAGTATACCCGATATTCTCAGACTTTACAAAGAACATATAGATATAGTCGGTAATAAAATTGTAACGGAAACGGGTACTGTATTAGGTTATGTGGATGAATATTATATTGAATTAACCAACGGTTCTTTAGCCGGAATTGAATTTTCCGGTAAATTTATCAACAGTATGGTAAAAGGCAAAGCATTTTTAAATACCGCCTTTATCAGAACCATCGGAAAAGAAATTGTAATAACCAGCAACGAAGCTGTGGACAATATCGTTAAAATCGAAGGTGGAATTCAAGAAACAGTACTAAACCTAAAGGAATCCACTAAAAATATTTGGGAAACCACCCTTAAAAAAACCAAAGAACTTAGCAGCAGTTTGAGTCATAACTTACCTAAAACCTTTGATAAACACAAAAAAAATTCAAAAGTGAAAGATGAGAGTAAAACCATTGTTAAAGAAACTGTCCCTGCTGAAGAACCGGTTTTTAGCAATAATATCTACACCGAAAACAATCGGGAATTAAGAGAAAAAGATGAACAGATAAACCCAAAACTAATCGAATAA
- a CDS encoding 50S ribosomal protein L25 — translation MADVELNVYKRDGRGKGYSNKLYAKGYVPAVFYGKTVGSIPIELETKGLDAVLKTGRNSIIDLNIKDQEGETSYKAILKDIVYHPIKQYILHADFMQISMKDKIQITIPLNLAGEAPGVAVGGMLEHLLREVDIKCLPGNIPDAITADVSGLNIGDSVTIADIDVPEGIEILAEGDTVVARVAASGAEEPAEGEETPAEENTGAEEENA, via the coding sequence ATGGCAGATGTAGAATTAAATGTATATAAAAGAGATGGTAGAGGGAAGGGGTATTCGAACAAGTTATATGCCAAAGGGTATGTCCCCGCTGTTTTTTATGGTAAGACTGTGGGAAGTATTCCTATTGAACTGGAAACGAAAGGATTGGATGCCGTTTTAAAAACCGGACGTAATTCTATTATTGACCTGAATATAAAAGATCAAGAAGGTGAAACCAGCTATAAAGCAATACTTAAAGATATTGTATATCATCCTATAAAGCAATATATTCTTCATGCTGATTTCATGCAAATTTCTATGAAAGATAAGATTCAAATTACAATTCCGCTTAATTTGGCAGGAGAAGCTCCCGGAGTTGCCGTTGGCGGCATGTTAGAGCATTTATTGCGGGAAGTGGATATCAAATGCTTGCCGGGAAATATTCCTGATGCTATAACTGCTGATGTATCCGGACTAAATATCGGTGACAGTGTTACAATTGCTGATATAGATGTGCCTGAAGGGATAGAAATTCTGGCTGAAGGTGATACTGTAGTCGCCAGAGTTGCCGCTTCCGGGGCTGAAGAACCGGCAGAAGGAGAAGAAACTCCTGCCGAAGAAAATACCGGGGCTGAAGAAGAAAACGCCTAA
- the pth gene encoding aminoacyl-tRNA hydrolase, protein MKLIVGLGNPGPEYINTRHNIGFKVIEKVAEKSGTSLYKKMFRALIGQTVFEGQKIILAKPQTYMNLSGLAVASLLSWYKLSPEELLVVYDDFNLELGRLRLRKKGSAGGHNGMKSIIRELGTDNFPRLRFGIGKPASPGPDQSSYVLGKFSTGEIRVVEEGIDTAVEAISTILSGGIENAMNKFNRTKPLDQKKQLQEES, encoded by the coding sequence ATGAAATTGATTGTTGGACTTGGAAACCCCGGGCCGGAATATATAAATACCCGCCACAATATTGGGTTTAAAGTTATAGAAAAAGTGGCCGAAAAGAGTGGGACAAGCTTATATAAAAAAATGTTTCGTGCTTTAATAGGTCAAACGGTATTTGAAGGTCAAAAGATAATTCTTGCTAAACCGCAAACTTATATGAATCTTAGTGGTTTAGCGGTAGCTTCTTTATTAAGTTGGTATAAACTTTCCCCTGAGGAGTTATTGGTTGTTTATGATGACTTTAATTTGGAACTCGGGCGCTTACGCCTGCGGAAGAAGGGTAGTGCCGGTGGACACAATGGCATGAAGTCAATAATTCGAGAGTTGGGCACAGATAATTTCCCCCGGCTAAGGTTTGGTATCGGTAAGCCCGCATCGCCCGGTCCGGATCAGAGTTCTTATGTGTTAGGTAAATTTTCTACCGGGGAAATCCGTGTGGTGGAAGAGGGAATAGATACAGCGGTTGAGGCTATTAGTACCATTTTATCCGGTGGAATTGAAAATGCAATGAACAAGTTTAATCGAACAAAACCGTTGGACCAAAAGAAACAGTTACAGGAAGAATCTTAA
- the mfd gene encoding transcription-repair coupling factor, whose translation MNGLLKPLETTPEFISLQEGLDKDFRRQLVLGLSASQKSYVMAGLIEAQQQSALILTSSEQEAGLLTDDLKELLPGTKILSFPVWQLLPYQVLAHSKEVLRQRLEVLKALCQEEKLVIIAPVEALLRRLSPYHAFCRASLCLEVGQIYDLKELKEKLAAYGYERVDPVEGHGQYSVRGGILDVYPMTSSRPVRIEFFDDEVDSIRLFEPNTQRSVENLRKVEIFPAREMIVETGLWQLAYKRIVSEYQKQKQKLSQAGAAEALQNISRLEEVLDYINHSTYFEGIEQYLPYFYEETVSLLDFFNQNSLVLIDEPVRVKESVEAIHRERAETYADLLRIGRVLPLQYKGYLNWSELYNQLELFRTVFFSFLPRQSEAIKPQKCVNFPVKAMQGFFGKINLLVEALLHWKKAKYRIVLLVNSIEKAKQLTSALKDHQIDAYQVKNIKQELQPGKVIVTGGHLTGGFEFTSGKLVVITELEMYGQRKKPSKQRQRVQDKIELFADLKTGDYVVHVNHGIGRYEGIVQLTIGEVKRDYLLVKYAGEDKLYVPTDQVEMIQKYLGSEAGSPKLSRLGGAEWSRVKSKVKEAVKEMAQELLALYATRETISGHAFSKDTVWQQEFEAAFPYDETPDQLRAIDEVKADMERARPMDRLLCGDVGYGKTEVALRAAFKAVMDSKQVAVLVPTTILAQQHYNTFQERFAKYPVSIAMLSRFRTPREQRRIIQELAEGRVDIVIGTHRLVQDDIRFKDLGLLVVDEEQRFGVSHKEKLKQMRENVDVLTLTATPIPRTLHMSLVGVRDTSLLETPPEDRFPVQTYVLEEEAVIIREAIRRELGRGGQVYYVHNRVADLDQLAAWVTSLVPESKVAVAHGQMKEDRLERVMLDFMSQKYNVLVCTTIIETGLDIPNVNTLIVKEADHMGLAQLYQLRGRVGRTNRLAYAYFTFRRDRVLSEVAEKRLAAVREFTAFGSGYKIAMRDLEIRGAGNILGPEQHGHIAAVGFDLYCRLLEDAVREAKGGEEAKLVDTVVELPVTAYIPDEYVPDTSQKVELYKRMANVSDVKQLSELEDELIDRFGDLPEAVVNLLVVARIKTYARNLKIKGVSRLNGFYRLQFAQGHNLTGEKLVKLSERMAGKVRFSNVDGEFEIRLKSIHQENETRTSLSRLEDFLHKLT comes from the coding sequence ATGAATGGGTTATTAAAACCACTGGAAACTACTCCGGAATTTATTAGTTTACAAGAAGGTCTGGATAAAGATTTTCGAAGGCAATTGGTATTAGGTTTGTCCGCTTCACAGAAAAGTTATGTTATGGCAGGACTAATCGAAGCCCAACAACAGTCAGCTTTAATATTAACTTCTTCTGAACAAGAAGCCGGCTTATTAACAGACGACTTAAAAGAGCTCCTGCCGGGTACAAAAATTCTGTCGTTTCCGGTTTGGCAGTTGCTGCCTTATCAAGTATTAGCGCATAGTAAAGAAGTTTTAAGACAGCGTTTGGAGGTACTAAAGGCTCTTTGTCAGGAAGAAAAATTGGTAATTATTGCTCCGGTGGAAGCTTTACTGCGAAGGCTCAGTCCTTATCATGCCTTTTGCAGGGCATCTTTATGTTTAGAAGTGGGGCAGATTTATGACTTAAAAGAATTAAAAGAGAAGTTGGCTGCTTACGGGTATGAGCGGGTTGATCCGGTTGAAGGGCACGGACAATACAGTGTCAGGGGGGGGATTTTAGATGTCTACCCCATGACTTCCTCCAGACCGGTGCGGATTGAATTCTTCGACGATGAAGTAGATTCAATTCGACTGTTTGAGCCCAACACTCAGAGATCTGTAGAAAACCTCAGGAAGGTTGAGATCTTTCCGGCCAGGGAAATGATTGTTGAGACCGGTTTATGGCAGTTGGCATATAAAAGAATTGTATCGGAATACCAAAAACAGAAGCAGAAACTTTCCCAGGCCGGTGCTGCAGAGGCCTTACAAAATATATCCCGTTTAGAAGAGGTATTGGATTATATAAATCATTCCACTTATTTTGAGGGAATTGAGCAGTACCTGCCGTATTTTTATGAAGAAACCGTGAGCTTATTAGATTTTTTTAATCAGAATTCTCTGGTTTTAATCGATGAACCGGTACGAGTAAAAGAGTCTGTAGAAGCTATCCACAGGGAAAGAGCGGAAACTTACGCGGATTTACTCAGAATAGGTCGGGTTTTACCGCTTCAATATAAGGGTTATTTAAATTGGTCCGAGCTATATAACCAATTAGAGCTCTTTAGAACTGTGTTTTTTTCTTTTTTACCGAGGCAGTCAGAAGCTATTAAACCACAGAAATGTGTTAACTTTCCGGTTAAAGCCATGCAAGGTTTTTTTGGAAAAATAAATTTATTGGTTGAGGCACTGCTGCACTGGAAAAAAGCTAAATACAGGATTGTCTTACTGGTGAATAGTATTGAAAAAGCCAAACAATTAACGTCGGCTCTTAAGGACCACCAAATAGATGCTTATCAGGTGAAAAATATCAAACAAGAACTTCAGCCGGGAAAAGTCATAGTAACCGGAGGTCACCTGACCGGCGGGTTTGAGTTTACTTCCGGTAAACTGGTGGTCATAACAGAGCTGGAGATGTATGGACAAAGAAAAAAACCGTCTAAACAACGTCAACGGGTACAGGATAAAATTGAGCTGTTTGCAGATTTAAAAACCGGTGACTATGTGGTACATGTAAATCACGGGATTGGTCGTTATGAGGGTATTGTTCAGTTAACTATCGGTGAAGTAAAAAGGGATTATCTTCTGGTTAAATATGCCGGGGAAGACAAACTTTATGTACCGACCGACCAGGTTGAAATGATTCAGAAATACTTGGGTTCAGAAGCCGGTTCTCCTAAGCTCTCCCGTCTGGGCGGGGCTGAATGGTCGCGGGTGAAAAGTAAGGTTAAAGAGGCCGTAAAAGAAATGGCTCAGGAGCTTTTGGCGCTGTATGCCACCCGAGAAACTATCAGCGGCCATGCCTTTAGTAAAGATACAGTGTGGCAGCAAGAATTTGAAGCTGCCTTTCCCTACGATGAGACACCGGATCAGCTAAGGGCCATAGATGAGGTTAAAGCTGATATGGAGAGAGCCCGGCCCATGGACCGGCTGCTTTGTGGAGATGTCGGTTATGGTAAAACAGAAGTTGCTCTGCGAGCGGCTTTTAAAGCAGTGATGGACAGCAAGCAAGTAGCCGTATTGGTGCCCACTACCATTTTGGCTCAGCAGCATTATAATACCTTTCAAGAGAGATTTGCCAAATATCCGGTAAGCATAGCAATGCTTAGCAGATTTCGTACGCCCCGGGAGCAGCGCCGGATTATCCAGGAGTTAGCTGAGGGAAGGGTAGATATTGTAATTGGAACTCATCGCCTGGTGCAAGATGATATTCGCTTTAAGGATCTGGGTCTTTTGGTGGTGGATGAAGAGCAGAGGTTTGGGGTAAGTCACAAAGAAAAGCTGAAACAAATGCGGGAAAATGTAGACGTACTTACCTTAACTGCTACTCCGATTCCACGTACTCTTCATATGTCCCTGGTGGGGGTGCGGGATACCAGTTTGTTGGAAACACCACCGGAGGATCGCTTTCCGGTTCAAACTTATGTTTTAGAAGAGGAAGCGGTCATTATCAGGGAGGCCATCCGTCGTGAATTGGGCAGGGGCGGGCAGGTTTATTATGTTCATAACCGGGTGGCTGATTTGGATCAATTGGCGGCCTGGGTGACTAGCCTGGTTCCGGAATCCAAGGTAGCTGTGGCTCATGGCCAAATGAAGGAAGATCGGTTGGAACGAGTAATGTTGGATTTTATGAGTCAAAAATATAATGTACTGGTATGTACCACAATTATAGAAACCGGTCTTGATATTCCTAATGTTAACACTTTAATAGTCAAAGAAGCCGATCATATGGGTTTAGCCCAACTGTATCAACTCAGGGGTAGGGTGGGTCGAACCAATAGATTGGCTTATGCGTATTTTACTTTTCGCAGAGACAGGGTATTGAGTGAAGTGGCTGAAAAAAGGTTAGCAGCGGTAAGAGAGTTTACGGCCTTTGGCTCAGGCTATAAAATTGCAATGCGGGACCTGGAAATTCGTGGGGCCGGAAATATACTTGGTCCGGAGCAGCACGGCCATATCGCCGCAGTAGGTTTTGATCTTTATTGCCGGCTGTTAGAGGACGCTGTTCGTGAGGCTAAAGGCGGAGAGGAAGCAAAGTTGGTTGACACTGTGGTGGAACTTCCGGTTACAGCCTATATTCCGGATGAGTATGTTCCGGATACCAGTCAAAAAGTGGAATTATACAAGCGTATGGCTAATGTGAGTGATGTTAAGCAGCTTTCTGAACTGGAAGATGAATTGATTGACAGATTTGGGGATTTGCCGGAGGCAGTGGTAAATTTACTGGTGGTGGCTAGAATTAAAACCTATGCCAGAAATTTAAAAATAAAAGGTGTTAGCCGTTTAAACGGTTTTTATCGCCTGCAATTTGCCCAGGGGCATAATTTAACCGGAGAAAAATTAGTGAAGTTAAGTGAGCGGATGGCTGGAAAGGTTCGATTTAGTAATGTTGACGGGGAATTTGAAATTCGCCTGAAAAGTATTCATCAAGAGAACGAAACCAGGACCAGTTTATCCAGATTGGAAGATTTTTTACATAAATTAACTTGA
- a CDS encoding peptidylprolyl isomerase, with protein sequence MKRIITLLVLVFSLVLPAGCGSQVVATVNGEEITQEELDKKINETKALYQQQGIDLEGDDGKQMLEMLKQQTLEEMINNKLLMQEAKKQGKNLTDKQIKEKVAELKKQFSSEEEFKKYLKQAGMTEKELVYLINLGDYVTRDLKPVTEAQAQEYYEQNIEQFTIPERYEVRHILIAFTDTEGKVKHTETEAEQLALLALAELKNGKDFAALAKEKSEDPGSKDNGGLYTFGKGEAVQEFETAALALKPGEITKEPVKTVYGYHIIKMERTIPSEKRPFEEVKAQIMQTMDQEAKQAKFAGYMEDVRKNSKITNELAKPEDKKSKN encoded by the coding sequence ATGAAGAGAATAATAACCCTGCTGGTCCTGGTTTTTAGCTTGGTTTTACCGGCCGGCTGTGGGAGTCAGGTAGTGGCCACAGTAAACGGAGAAGAAATTACTCAAGAGGAACTGGATAAAAAAATTAATGAAACTAAGGCGTTATACCAGCAGCAGGGAATTGACCTTGAAGGTGACGACGGCAAGCAGATGCTGGAAATGCTCAAACAGCAAACATTGGAGGAGATGATAAATAATAAGCTTTTAATGCAGGAGGCCAAAAAGCAGGGTAAAAATTTAACAGATAAACAAATTAAGGAAAAAGTAGCAGAATTGAAGAAACAGTTTAGTTCAGAGGAAGAGTTTAAGAAATATTTGAAACAGGCGGGTATGACAGAAAAAGAGCTGGTGTATCTAATTAACCTGGGTGATTATGTAACCAGGGATCTTAAGCCTGTGACTGAGGCCCAGGCACAGGAATATTATGAACAAAATATCGAGCAATTTACCATACCTGAGCGTTATGAGGTGCGTCATATTTTGATAGCTTTTACAGATACTGAAGGTAAAGTTAAACACACAGAGACTGAGGCGGAGCAATTGGCTTTACTGGCTTTAGCGGAGCTAAAAAACGGCAAAGATTTTGCTGCCCTGGCTAAAGAGAAATCTGAGGATCCCGGTTCTAAAGATAACGGGGGACTTTATACCTTCGGTAAAGGTGAAGCGGTGCAGGAATTTGAAACAGCTGCCCTTGCCTTAAAGCCCGGTGAAATTACTAAGGAGCCGGTTAAGACGGTGTATGGTTACCACATTATTAAGATGGAAAGAACAATTCCATCAGAAAAACGTCCTTTCGAAGAGGTTAAAGCTCAGATCATGCAAACCATGGATCAGGAAGCTAAACAGGCTAAGTTTGCCGGCTATATGGAAGATGTTAGAAAGAATTCGAAAATTACCAATGAACTTGCTAAGCCCGAGGACAAAAAGTCAAAGAATTAA
- the spoVT gene encoding stage V sporulation protein T has protein sequence MKATGIVRRIDDLGRVVIPKEIRRTLRIREGDPLEIFVDREGEVILKKYSPIGELGDFAKEYADSLYEALGHIACIADRDTIIAVSGAPKKEFLNKSIGPNVEKVMEERKAIIINNPGEDAFCKDCMIMEDDECKYSSEVIAPIIAEGDPIGAVILASKEPDVKMGEMELKLAETAAGFLAKQMEQ, from the coding sequence ATGAAAGCTACAGGTATTGTTCGCCGTATTGATGACCTGGGCAGAGTTGTGATACCCAAAGAAATCAGGAGAACCCTTAGAATTCGTGAAGGCGATCCACTGGAGATCTTTGTCGATAGGGAAGGGGAAGTAATCTTAAAAAAATACTCACCCATCGGTGAATTGGGCGATTTTGCTAAAGAATATGCAGACTCCTTATATGAAGCCTTGGGACACATAGCGTGTATAGCGGACCGTGATACTATCATTGCTGTATCCGGGGCTCCTAAGAAAGAATTTCTTAATAAATCCATTGGGCCAAATGTCGAAAAAGTTATGGAAGAGCGTAAAGCTATAATCATTAACAACCCTGGTGAAGATGCCTTCTGTAAAGACTGTATGATTATGGAAGACGACGAATGTAAATATTCTTCTGAAGTAATTGCTCCGATTATTGCTGAAGGAGATCCTATAGGGGCAGTAATCCTTGCCTCTAAGGAACCTGACGTCAAAATGGGAGAAATGGAATTAAAATTGGCTGAAACCGCAGCAGGCTTTTTAGCCAAGCAAATGGAACAATAA
- the mazG gene encoding nucleoside triphosphate pyrophosphohydrolase produces the protein MKDITVIGLGPGAKEHLSLAGWEILQQADKIFLRTGVHPVVPWLAGKGIKFKTFDHLYEEAKTFQDVYRAIAESVLREAREGPLVYAVPGHPLVAETSVKIILQEALEKSISVRVVPAMSFIDVLVSALKLDPSEGMNILDGLQLEQQQPVPGVGNIITQVYSRMVAADVKLSLLEHYPDEHPVKVVRAAGISGEERIEEVPLYTLDRLDWIDHLTSVYVPPYKNKSTVCKYPMDHLVKVMAALRAENGCPWDLEQTHQSLGTYLLEETYEVLETISEGDMNKLCEELGDLLLQIVFHAQIAHEKNYFDINDVVDVITEKMIRRHPHVFASATVKDSAEVLVNWEKIKKQEHNGKRRKSKLDGIPKGLPALVKAAKVQAKAATVGFDWPDYHGAWEKIGEEIEELERAINGGDAQEIQKELGDVIFAVVNVARLLNIDSETALVGTVKKFTDRFNYIEEQVNLSGKKWSDFTLQELDLWWEKAKKTVL, from the coding sequence TTGAAAGATATCACTGTTATTGGTTTAGGGCCCGGGGCTAAAGAGCATCTAAGTCTGGCTGGCTGGGAAATATTACAGCAGGCGGATAAAATTTTTTTACGGACCGGAGTTCACCCGGTGGTGCCCTGGTTAGCAGGGAAAGGTATAAAATTTAAAACATTTGATCATCTTTATGAGGAGGCTAAGACTTTTCAGGATGTTTACCGAGCAATTGCTGAGAGTGTATTAAGAGAAGCCCGGGAAGGACCTCTGGTCTATGCAGTGCCCGGTCACCCTCTGGTGGCGGAGACATCGGTTAAGATAATTCTCCAAGAGGCTTTAGAAAAAAGTATTTCAGTTAGAGTGGTGCCGGCTATGAGTTTTATTGATGTGTTAGTTAGCGCCCTAAAGCTGGATCCCTCTGAAGGTATGAATATTCTTGACGGCTTACAGTTAGAGCAGCAGCAGCCGGTTCCGGGTGTAGGCAATATAATAACTCAGGTTTACAGCCGCATGGTGGCTGCTGATGTTAAATTGTCTTTATTGGAGCACTACCCTGATGAACACCCGGTTAAGGTTGTAAGGGCAGCCGGGATTTCCGGTGAAGAGCGTATAGAAGAGGTGCCTTTATATACTCTGGATCGGCTGGATTGGATAGATCATTTGACAAGTGTGTACGTGCCCCCGTATAAAAACAAATCAACCGTTTGTAAATACCCTATGGACCACTTAGTGAAGGTTATGGCTGCTTTGCGGGCCGAAAACGGCTGTCCCTGGGATTTGGAGCAGACTCACCAGTCCCTTGGAACATATCTTCTGGAAGAAACTTATGAAGTTCTTGAGACCATAAGTGAAGGGGATATGAATAAACTTTGTGAAGAGTTGGGAGACTTATTACTACAAATAGTATTTCATGCCCAAATAGCCCACGAAAAGAATTATTTTGATATTAACGATGTAGTAGATGTGATTACTGAAAAAATGATCCGGAGGCACCCGCATGTATTTGCCTCTGCCACGGTAAAAGACAGTGCAGAAGTTCTGGTAAATTGGGAAAAAATAAAAAAACAAGAGCACAACGGAAAGCGGCGCAAATCAAAATTAGATGGTATACCTAAGGGGTTACCGGCCCTGGTAAAGGCTGCTAAGGTACAGGCTAAAGCAGCTACTGTCGGTTTTGACTGGCCGGATTACCATGGGGCCTGGGAGAAAATCGGCGAAGAAATTGAAGAATTAGAAAGGGCCATTAACGGTGGGGATGCACAAGAAATTCAAAAAGAATTAGGCGATGTTATTTTTGCGGTTGTTAATGTCGCCAGGCTCTTAAATATTGATAGCGAGACTGCCTTAGTGGGAACTGTAAAAAAATTCACCGACCGGTTTAATTATATAGAGGAGCAGGTTAATTTATCCGGCAAAAAATGGTCTGATTTTACCCTTCAAGAATTGGATTTATGGTGGGAAAAGGCAAAGAAAACAGTTCTATAA
- a CDS encoding HU family DNA-binding protein translates to MYREVFMNKAELISNVAEKTELTKKDAEKAVTAMFDSIREALSRGDKVQLVGFGTFDIKHRKARKGRNPQTGEEINIEAANVPVFKAGKVLKDAVEGLVIKD, encoded by the coding sequence ATTTATAGGGAGGTATTTATGAACAAGGCAGAACTTATTTCTAATGTTGCTGAAAAAACGGAATTAACAAAGAAAGACGCAGAAAAAGCTGTAACAGCTATGTTTGATAGTATACGCGAGGCCCTGTCAAGAGGAGACAAGGTTCAGTTGGTTGGCTTTGGCACCTTTGATATTAAGCACAGGAAAGCCCGCAAAGGTAGAAACCCGCAAACCGGAGAAGAAATAAACATTGAAGCTGCGAATGTTCCGGTATTTAAAGCCGGAAAGGTATTAAAGGATGCAGTGGAAGGTTTAGTAATTAAAGATTAA
- a CDS encoding RNA-binding S4 domain-containing protein: MRLDKFLKVSRVIKRRTLAKEVCDRGQILLNGRTAKAGSVVKPGDILDINFGARRLKIRINLILASVPAKEADNMYEILEDIRQET, translated from the coding sequence ATGCGGTTGGATAAATTTTTAAAGGTGTCCCGTGTAATTAAAAGGCGTACTTTGGCTAAAGAGGTTTGTGACCGGGGTCAAATTTTATTAAACGGCCGCACTGCCAAAGCAGGCAGTGTGGTAAAACCGGGCGATATTTTAGATATTAACTTCGGTGCCAGAAGACTAAAAATCAGAATTAATCTGATATTAGCTTCTGTCCCGGCCAAAGAGGCAGACAATATGTATGAAATTCTTGAAGATATCCGGCAGGAGACTTAA
- a CDS encoding SpoIID/LytB domain-containing protein codes for MKKMFLVLRMALVVGLAVILCLGCARVQKKPGPNAVREEPTISLYVNETGEKKNLKMEEYIAGVVAAEMEPTWPTNALAAQAILARTFTMRNIETGKIKKLHGTDASTSTDEFQAYDPSRINDRVRKAVEMTRGEVVTYQGRYTNAWFNACCGGITASAREGLAFNEESTPYIKANVKDNCLKITTPENKQWRAVVPMAKVQEAIQEVTGSNPGQISSVGIAEKGESGRAMKLAFGDTVVSGPAFRIAVGSETVRSMLLSDVTVQGDNVVFTGKGFGHGVGMCQWGANYLAKKGQKPEDIIKFYYQDVEIEDLWD; via the coding sequence ATGAAGAAAATGTTCTTAGTTTTAAGGATGGCTTTAGTTGTAGGTCTGGCTGTTATTTTATGCCTTGGCTGTGCCCGGGTACAAAAAAAACCGGGTCCTAATGCTGTAAGGGAAGAGCCTACTATCAGTCTGTACGTTAATGAGACCGGCGAAAAGAAAAATTTAAAGATGGAAGAATATATTGCCGGGGTTGTTGCTGCAGAAATGGAGCCTACCTGGCCCACTAATGCTTTAGCTGCCCAGGCCATTCTGGCCCGTACTTTTACTATGAGAAACATAGAAACCGGTAAAATAAAAAAATTACATGGTACTGATGCTTCTACCAGTACTGATGAGTTTCAGGCTTATGACCCTTCAAGAATTAATGATCGTGTAAGAAAAGCTGTGGAGATGACCCGGGGTGAAGTTGTAACCTATCAGGGGAGGTATACTAACGCTTGGTTTAATGCCTGCTGTGGAGGTATAACTGCTTCAGCCCGGGAGGGTTTGGCTTTTAATGAGGAGTCTACTCCATATATTAAAGCCAATGTAAAGGACAACTGTCTTAAGATTACTACGCCTGAAAATAAACAATGGCGGGCCGTTGTTCCAATGGCTAAAGTGCAAGAAGCAATACAAGAGGTGACCGGCAGCAATCCCGGTCAGATAAGTTCAGTCGGAATTGCAGAAAAAGGTGAATCAGGGCGTGCGATGAAATTAGCTTTTGGAGATACTGTTGTCAGCGGTCCTGCCTTTCGTATTGCCGTGGGAAGTGAAACGGTGCGGTCTATGCTTTTAAGCGATGTAACTGTGCAGGGAGATAATGTGGTTTTTACCGGAAAAGGATTTGGACATGGTGTAGGTATGTGCCAATGGGGTGCCAACTATTTGGCCAAAAAGGGACAGAAACCCGAAGATATTATTAAATTCTATTATCAAGATGTGGAGATAGAAGACCTCTGGGATTAA
- the yabP gene encoding sporulation protein YabP, with amino-acid sequence MESHVQNRILLTDRKHLALEGVQHVGSFDEREICLDTNMGFLLLKGEDLHITQLNLDSGRLVVEGYISSMEFQDGRSAKGMKAKGKGVLSRILK; translated from the coding sequence GTGGAAAGCCACGTCCAAAATAGAATTTTATTGACTGATCGCAAACATCTGGCTTTAGAAGGTGTCCAACACGTAGGCAGTTTTGATGAAAGAGAAATATGTTTGGATACTAATATGGGGTTTTTATTGTTAAAAGGAGAGGATTTGCATATTACCCAGTTGAACTTGGATTCCGGCAGATTAGTTGTGGAAGGTTATATTTCTTCTATGGAGTTTCAGGATGGGCGCTCAGCTAAAGGTATGAAAGCTAAGGGTAAAGGTGTTTTAAGTCGTATTCTTAAATAA